The following is a genomic window from Amycolatopsis australiensis.
GCTGCCGTTCTCGCGCTCGGCGCGCGAGATCTCCCGCTGCGCGCCGTCCTGCCAGGTGGTGGCGTTGAGCAGCTGCGTCTTCTGGTCCGTGGTGGCCAGCTCTTCGAGCCGCTTGATCAGCACGGACCGCTGCAGCACGTACAGCGGCAGGATGACCAGCACCGACAGCAGCGGCTCGGTCGTCAGGACCATCACGAGCAGGCCGCCGACGCACAGGGTGGCCAGCTCCAGCAGGTTGTCGTCCATGCTGCCGAGGCAGTTCTCCGCGGTTGCCTTCTCCGGGGCGGCCAGGTAGAGGCCGAGGCCGGTCAGTGCGGTGTTCGTGGTGAAGAACGCGGCCGCGGCCAGCGCCACGGCGACCATGCCGTGCCCGCTGAACAGGTCCGCGACCAGGCCGGCCGCGAAGCCGGACAGGATCATCGTGGTCGCGTTCGCGGCGACGCGGTGCGCTTCACCCGGACGGGTGCCGGACCAGCTGCGGAACGCGAGGTAGACGTACAGCACGGTGCCCAGCACCGCGACCAGCTGCGGCGGCACCAGCAGCCCGGCCGGCAGCAGCCACACCGACGTCATGTTGATGTGCGGGCCGTTGCTCAGGATCCGGCGCTGGCGCTCGATGCGCCTGCTGACTTCGGTCTGCGCCACCGCGAGGCCGGTGAGCAGCGCGAACGTCCCCAGGTTCGCGAGCGTGACCGGAATCGTGACCGCGGCGGCGGTGGTCCAGGCGAGCATGACGGCGATCGCGGCGAGCGTGACCGTGACCCAGGCGCGTGGCCTGCTCCACAGTGCCCAGGCCGCAACACCACGAACCGACGCTTGTCCAGACCGTTCCCCCGATGTGACCATTTTTCCCCCAGCCCCTTGCGCAGGTGATCAGTGACAATCTACTCACGGACAGTTTCAGACCGTTTGCCTGCTGTCCACAAGGGCTTTCGGTGTGTACTTTTTGTTTGACACCGGAACGAGAGGTGGCCAGCGATGCGCGGCAAAGATCAGTGACCGCACAGCGCACCGCAAGGTCGCGCAGGTCGAGCCCACGCGCGGGGCATGTCAGGCATGTTCGGCGCGTGCGGCTTCTTTGTCGACCCATCTTCCGGGGTCGCCGGCGAGGGCGCGCGCCCACAGCACGGCCAGCGGCAGGGTGAGGACGATCCCGGCGACGCCGAAGATCCCGACGGTGCCGTGCGGGCTCAGCTGATCCGCGAGCACACCGCCGATCAGCGGGCTGATGCCCATCATCGTGGTCAGGCCCGTGTTCGACAGGCCCATGACCTGCGCGCGCTGCTCGTCGGGCACGGCCAGGGTCAGTGACGCGGTCGCCTGCAGCAGGCAGACGGTGCCGAGGCCGCCGGAGACGATGAACAGCACGATCGACGAGACGGGTCCCGGGTTCAGGAAGCACAGCACCAGCGGGATCGCGCAGAGCGCCGAGAGCGGGCCGATCAGCTTCGGCCGCAGCCCGGCGGGCACCCAGCGCGTGTAGGCGAAGGTCGCGATGACGCTGCCGATCGGGTCGGCCGCCAGCAGCAGGCCGATGGCTTCGGGACCGCCGCCCGCCGCGGCCACGTACGGCGCGGCGATGCCTTCGTAGACCGGCAGGAGCCCCATCAGCCAGGTGAACAGCACCAGCGTGCGCAGCGGCGAGCTGGCGAAGGCCGTCCGGCCACCGCCGCCGAGCGTCGCGAAGAACGACTTGCGCTGCTCGCCGCTCGCCGCGGCCGGCCGGGCGCGGACGCCGAAGCGGACGAACACGGCCGAGAGCACGAAGGTGGCGGCGTCGATGACCAGCGCCACGTGCGGGTCGAGCGCGATCAGCAGCGCGCCGCCGCCGGCGAAGCCCAGTAGCTGCGCGCTCTGCACGGTCATGCTGCGGATGCCCATCCCGACGACGAACCGGTCACCCTCGAGCACCTGCGGCAGCAGCGCGAGCTGGGACGCCTTGAACGGCGGGTTGACCAGCGAGACGCCGCCGACCAGCACGCACATCAGCCAGAACGGCATGCCGGGCAGCGCGACGAGCAGGATCAGGGCGGCCCGCAGCAGGTCGACGAGCACCATCACGGTGCGACGCGGGAAGCGGTCGGCGAAGCCGGTCAGGAAGATGCCGCCGAGCAGCGAAGGGGCGTAGGTCAGCGCGTACGTCAGGCCGGTGAGGGTGGCGGAGTTGGTGCCGGAGAAGACGAGGATGGACAGCGCGACCCTGGCCAGCTGGTCACCGGCGATCGACAGCAGCTCCCCGAACCACAGCGCGCGGAACTCGGCGATCCCGAACACCTCGCGGAACGTGACGCGATCCCGCGGAGCTGCCATGCGCGTTCTCCCGACCTCTTGTGCAGACCGTGGCCCTCGCACGACGATCGGTCCGTCATGACGTAGTCACGGTACGTGAGTTACCTCAGTCAGTGTCCCGTGACTGTTGGTGAATCTCTAGGTTCTTTCGCCGGTATCCAAGGTGTCACGGAGGTTTCCTGAACGGGTCAGACGATAGCCCGGAGTGTCTGGCCGGTCGCCCAGGAGTCACCAATGGATCATTCCGTACCCGATGGCCGGAGGACCAGAGGCAAAAGTAGCCACCTCGCGCGAGGCGAGGTGGCTACCGGAGTCGGCCCGCTGGGGCAGCGGGTTCGGGAGGAGGGGCGGGGTCAGCCGTCGACGGCGAGGGCGTCCTCCGCCGGGGCTCGGTTCGTCTTCGCGGCACGCTCGGCGTCGCGCTTGGCCACCTCTTCGCGGACGATCGGGATCACGTACCGGCCGAAGTCGATCGTGTCGCCGAGCATGTCGTAGCCGCGGGCCGAGAGGATCTCGACGCCGAGGTCGTAGTAGTCCAGCAGGGCCTGCGCGACCGTCTCCGGCGTGCCGACCAGCGCGTTCGAGTTGCCCGCGCCGCCCGTCGCGGCCGCCGTCGGAGTCCAGAGCGCCCGGTCGAACCGCTCGCCGCGGCTGGCGATCTCCAGCAGCCGCTGCGAGCCCGTGTTCTCCGGCTCGGTCAGCTTGTGCCGCCGGGTCAGCGGCCGGCCGCCCTTCGTGCGGTCCTTGATCGCGCCCACCGTCGCGTACGCCTTCTCCCAGGCCAGCTCCTCGGTCGGCGCGATGATCGGCCGGAACGCGACCTGGATCCGCGGGACGTCCGTGCGGCCGGCCGCCGCGGCCGCGGCCTTGACGAATTCGATCTGCTCCGCGGTCTGGGCCAGCGGTTCGCCCCACAGGCAGTAGATGTCGGCTTCGGCGCCACCGGCGGCGTACGCGGCGGGCGAAGAGCCGCCGAAGGAGACGTTCGGCCGCGGCTGCTGCACCGGCTTCACATCGCTGACGAAGTCGGCGAAGCGGTAGTACTCGCCCTCGAAGTCGAACGGCTCGTCCGACGTCCAGGCCTTCTTGATGATCTGGATGGCTTCGCGCGTCCGCGCGTAGCGCTGGTCCTTCGTGAGGTAGTCGCCTTCGCGCTGCTGCTCGTGGTCGTTGCCGCCGGTGATGAAGTGCACCGTCAGCCGGCCACCGGAGATCTGGTCCAGCGTCGCGAACGTCTTCGCCGCGAACGTCGGGTACGAGACGTTCGGCCGGTGCGCGAGCAGGATCTGCAGCTTGTCCAGTTTCGTGGCGACGTACGCGGCCGCCTGCGCCGGGTCCGGCGAGCCGGAGCCGTAGGCGAACAGCACCCGGTCCCAGCCGAAGTCCTCGTGCGCGCGGGCCAGGCGCAGCGTGTACTCCTTGTCGAAGACCCCGCCCGAGCGGGCGTGCGTCTCCGAGCCGTCGTGCGTGCCTCCGATGCCCAGGAACTCGACCGGCATACCGTCCTCCATCTCGCGTCGGTACTGCCGACAGCTACGCCCGTCCGGCGCGGTGCGGCAACGGGGTCCGCAGGGTGGAACTCACCGCCGGTGCTCGAAGGTGGGCGGGGCCGCCCGGTTGACCACGACGGTCGGGGACCGCCGTGGGATGGCCACGAACGTCCCGGGTTTGGTGTTATTCCCGGGATTCCGGAGTATGGGAAGGGCTTCCCGGACCCGGGCCGCGGCGTAGCTTCGGCTGCGTGGCCGATCTGCCGCCGTTCACCCTCGCCGTCGTGGGCGCCGGACCCCGGGGGGTCGGCGTCCTCGAGCGGCTCGGCGCGAACTCCGCCGAACTCCTGCGTGGCCGCCGGCTCGAGGTGCACCTGATCGACCCGTTCCCGCCGGGACCCGGCCGGGTGTGGCGGTACGACCAGTCACCCCTGCTGCGGATGAACTCCATGCCCGAGGACGTCACGATGTTCACCGACGAGTCGGTGAAGATGGCGGGCCCGGTGCGGCCGGGGCCGTCGCTGCTGGAGTGGGCGCGGAAGGTGCGTGACGGCGTCCTCGACGCCGAAGTGCCGCCGGACGTCGTCGCGGAGCTGACCGCGCTCGGCAGCTTCGACTTCCCGACCCGGCGGCTGCAGAGCGCCTACCTGACCTGGGTGTACCGGAAGGTCGTCGCGGACCTGCCCGGGAACGTCGACGTCGTCGAGCACGCGGCGCGGGCGGTGGGTGTCGACGGTTATACCGTCAGACTGTCCGACGGTACCTCCGTCACGGCGGACGCCGTCGTGTTCACCGTCGGGCACCTCGACGCCGAGCCGGACGACCGGGAGCGCGAGCTGGCGACGTTCGCCGCCCGGCACGGGCTGGCCTACTACCCGGCCGGGTACACCGCCGACGTCGACTACTCGGGCATCGCGCCCGGGGAAACCGTGCTGGTGCGCGGGTTCGGGCTGGCGTTCGTCGACCTGATGCTGCTGCTGACCGAGGGCCGCGGCGGCCGGTTCGAGGAGCTTGCGTGCGGCGGCCTGCGCTACCACCCGAGCGGCGCCGAGCCGGTGCTGCACGTCGGCTCGCGGCGCGGGGTGCCGTACCACGCGAAGATCGGCTACCGGCTGCGCGGGAAACCGTTGCGGCTGCCGAGGTTCTTCGACGCGTACGCCATCGACGAGCTGGCCGGTGCCGCCCTCGACTTCCGCGCGGACGTCTGGCCGCTGATCGCGAAGGAACTCGCTTGGGGCTACTACAGCGAGCTGTTCACCGGGCACCCGGACCGCGTGCGCATGGACTTCGCGGTCTTCGCCGACGCCTTCGCCGACCTGCCGTGGGGCTCGCCTGCCATGCGGGACCTCGTGCTGAAGGCGGTGCCCGCCGAAGCCGACCGCCTCGACCTCGACCGCCTCGACCGGCCGATGGCGGGCCGCGAGTTCGGCTCGGCGGAGGAGTTCGGCAAGGAGCTGCGCGAGTACATCGAAGCCGACCTCGCGCGCCGGGCGGACCCGGAGTTCAGCGCCGACCTCGGCGCGTTCATGGCGTTGCTGTCGGTGTACGGCCAGCTGCCGGTCCTGGTCCAAAAAGGA
Proteins encoded in this region:
- a CDS encoding MFS transporter codes for the protein MAAPRDRVTFREVFGIAEFRALWFGELLSIAGDQLARVALSILVFSGTNSATLTGLTYALTYAPSLLGGIFLTGFADRFPRRTVMVLVDLLRAALILLVALPGMPFWLMCVLVGGVSLVNPPFKASQLALLPQVLEGDRFVVGMGIRSMTVQSAQLLGFAGGGALLIALDPHVALVIDAATFVLSAVFVRFGVRARPAAASGEQRKSFFATLGGGGRTAFASSPLRTLVLFTWLMGLLPVYEGIAAPYVAAAGGGPEAIGLLLAADPIGSVIATFAYTRWVPAGLRPKLIGPLSALCAIPLVLCFLNPGPVSSIVLFIVSGGLGTVCLLQATASLTLAVPDEQRAQVMGLSNTGLTTMMGISPLIGGVLADQLSPHGTVGIFGVAGIVLTLPLAVLWARALAGDPGRWVDKEAARAEHA
- a CDS encoding FAD/NAD(P)-binding protein → MADLPPFTLAVVGAGPRGVGVLERLGANSAELLRGRRLEVHLIDPFPPGPGRVWRYDQSPLLRMNSMPEDVTMFTDESVKMAGPVRPGPSLLEWARKVRDGVLDAEVPPDVVAELTALGSFDFPTRRLQSAYLTWVYRKVVADLPGNVDVVEHAARAVGVDGYTVRLSDGTSVTADAVVFTVGHLDAEPDDRERELATFAARHGLAYYPAGYTADVDYSGIAPGETVLVRGFGLAFVDLMLLLTEGRGGRFEELACGGLRYHPSGAEPVLHVGSRRGVPYHAKIGYRLRGKPLRLPRFFDAYAIDELAGAALDFRADVWPLIAKELAWGYYSELFTGHPDRVRMDFAVFADAFADLPWGSPAMRDLVLKAVPAEADRLDLDRLDRPMAGREFGSAEEFGKELREYIEADLARRADPEFSADLGAFMALLSVYGQLPVLVQKGRLDASSQVSDMDGWFHGFFSYYASGPPPRRLEELLALHEAGVVSFAGAEMRVTAEGGVFVASSASYPGTVEARTLVEARLPGPSVTRAADGLLRQLRDAGELAEETVADPVTGALLPSGRIHTRVSDSRLLDGSGQAHPHRFAVGPHTSARSAAAFTRPRTNALSFRQNDAVAREILALAGEQS
- a CDS encoding sensor domain-containing diguanylate cyclase yields the protein MLAWTTAAAVTIPVTLANLGTFALLTGLAVAQTEVSRRIERQRRILSNGPHINMTSVWLLPAGLLVPPQLVAVLGTVLYVYLAFRSWSGTRPGEAHRVAANATTMILSGFAAGLVADLFSGHGMVAVALAAAAFFTTNTALTGLGLYLAAPEKATAENCLGSMDDNLLELATLCVGGLLVMVLTTEPLLSVLVILPLYVLQRSVLIKRLEELATTDQKTQLLNATTWQDGAQREISRAERENGSFGALMIDLDHFKRINDTYGHLAGDDVLKAVAAVVKQETRAHDLVGRFGGEEFVALLPSTSKEDAIVTAERIRQRVSELVISTTTNEGAAVDIERQTASIGVAAYPIDGSSIEEVMASADAAVYAAKHGGRNRVVGSVPVALAAA
- a CDS encoding LLM class flavin-dependent oxidoreductase, translated to MPVEFLGIGGTHDGSETHARSGGVFDKEYTLRLARAHEDFGWDRVLFAYGSGSPDPAQAAAYVATKLDKLQILLAHRPNVSYPTFAAKTFATLDQISGGRLTVHFITGGNDHEQQREGDYLTKDQRYARTREAIQIIKKAWTSDEPFDFEGEYYRFADFVSDVKPVQQPRPNVSFGGSSPAAYAAGGAEADIYCLWGEPLAQTAEQIEFVKAAAAAAGRTDVPRIQVAFRPIIAPTEELAWEKAYATVGAIKDRTKGGRPLTRRHKLTEPENTGSQRLLEIASRGERFDRALWTPTAAATGGAGNSNALVGTPETVAQALLDYYDLGVEILSARGYDMLGDTIDFGRYVIPIVREEVAKRDAERAAKTNRAPAEDALAVDG